The Gemmatimonadaceae bacterium genome contains a region encoding:
- the lon gene encoding endopeptidase La → MATRQTLPVLPLRGTVIFPGLTAPIAAGRPGTLRAIESALKGERLVFAVAQRDNTDEPAPDILYSMGVIARIGQIQRGLGGVQLLLQGEQRATSLQFSNTEGFLSAVVMPVEEMKPVNENDPAFVALHKELRERAAELGERRGLPEEVVHQVLDAVTDPGRFADLVAGYIEVPPAEKQGLLETLSVEERLRRVLVQVQKQIGMLEAQEEIKSQVQEELGERQREMYLREQMKAIQKELGDGDESKEISELREKLDKLELPKDARQEVERELGRLERSGRESMEAQVIRTYLEWVAELPWNERSDDNLDLVRAQTVLDEDHYGLPDVKDRVLEFLAVRQLRAAQLEDELKQTGEMSIAKLKATKEDATPQLTGMHNGERQITDAKEAKARAMAKGPILLFVGPPGVGKTSIAKSIARSLGKQYVRVSLGGARDEADIRGHRRTYVGAMPGRIIQGMKQAGTKNPVFLLDEVDKLGVSFQGDPASALLEVLDPAQNDNFTDHYLGVPFDLSEVLFIATANFIQNIPGPLLDRMEVVEFAGYTEKEKAEIAKKYLIPRQIEESGLAGKNVALSDDAVTAIISKYTREAGVRQLERQVGAVTRKVARKIAAGDTKMIEDGKIDAEEVRTLLGRPRVHPERAAEENEIGVATGMYYTPAGGDIMFVEASIRRMFGAGQRSTDEERTQVSGWGNVSLILTGQLGDVMKESARAAMTYAATHASKLQIPEDRLGSIEVHIHVPAGAIPKDGPSAGVTMATALVSAMSGRAVRKDVAMTGEITLRGRVLPIGGVKEKVLGAHRAGIKTIILPKENEADMEDIPEDVRSQLEFHCVATLEEVFSIALVPVAAQSGANAPTLMETDAAKVA, encoded by the coding sequence ATGGCAACTCGCCAGACCCTTCCAGTTCTACCGCTCCGGGGCACGGTCATCTTCCCCGGGTTGACGGCTCCGATCGCCGCGGGGCGGCCGGGGACCCTGCGCGCCATCGAATCAGCCCTCAAAGGCGAGCGGCTGGTCTTTGCCGTGGCGCAGCGCGACAACACCGACGAGCCGGCCCCGGACATCCTGTACTCGATGGGCGTCATCGCGCGCATCGGTCAGATCCAGCGCGGGCTCGGCGGCGTCCAACTGCTCCTCCAGGGCGAACAGCGGGCGACGTCCCTCCAGTTCAGCAATACCGAGGGCTTCCTCAGCGCGGTCGTGATGCCCGTCGAGGAGATGAAGCCGGTCAACGAGAACGACCCGGCCTTCGTCGCCCTCCACAAGGAGTTGCGCGAACGCGCCGCCGAACTCGGCGAACGGCGCGGGCTCCCGGAGGAAGTCGTCCACCAAGTGCTCGACGCCGTTACTGACCCCGGTCGCTTCGCCGACCTCGTGGCCGGCTACATCGAGGTGCCGCCTGCCGAGAAGCAGGGGCTTCTCGAGACGCTCAGCGTCGAGGAGCGGCTCCGCCGCGTGCTCGTGCAGGTTCAAAAGCAGATCGGAATGCTCGAGGCGCAGGAAGAGATCAAGTCGCAAGTCCAGGAAGAGCTCGGAGAGCGCCAGCGCGAGATGTATCTCCGCGAGCAGATGAAGGCGATCCAGAAAGAGCTCGGCGACGGCGACGAGTCGAAAGAGATCTCCGAGCTGCGCGAAAAGCTCGACAAGCTCGAGCTGCCCAAGGACGCGCGACAGGAAGTCGAGCGTGAGCTCGGACGACTCGAGCGATCCGGCCGCGAGTCGATGGAAGCACAGGTCATTCGCACGTACCTCGAGTGGGTCGCCGAGCTGCCGTGGAACGAGCGCTCCGACGACAACCTCGATCTGGTGCGCGCGCAGACCGTTCTCGACGAGGATCACTACGGGCTGCCGGACGTGAAGGATCGCGTGCTCGAGTTCCTCGCCGTGCGCCAGCTGCGCGCCGCGCAACTCGAGGACGAGCTCAAGCAGACGGGCGAGATGTCGATCGCCAAGCTCAAGGCGACCAAAGAGGACGCAACGCCTCAACTCACCGGCATGCACAACGGTGAGCGTCAGATCACGGACGCGAAGGAAGCGAAGGCTCGCGCGATGGCGAAGGGCCCGATCCTGCTCTTCGTCGGACCGCCCGGCGTCGGCAAGACCTCGATCGCCAAATCGATCGCGCGCTCGCTCGGCAAACAGTACGTTCGCGTGTCACTCGGCGGCGCGCGCGACGAAGCGGACATCCGCGGCCATCGTCGCACGTACGTCGGCGCGATGCCGGGGCGAATCATCCAGGGAATGAAACAGGCGGGCACCAAGAACCCCGTCTTCCTGCTCGACGAAGTCGATAAGCTCGGCGTGTCCTTCCAGGGCGATCCGGCGAGCGCGCTCCTCGAGGTGCTCGACCCCGCGCAGAACGACAACTTCACCGACCACTATTTGGGTGTGCCGTTCGACCTGAGCGAAGTGCTCTTCATCGCGACGGCGAACTTCATCCAGAACATTCCGGGCCCGCTGCTCGACCGCATGGAAGTCGTCGAGTTCGCCGGCTACACGGAAAAGGAAAAGGCGGAGATCGCCAAGAAGTACCTGATTCCTCGTCAGATCGAGGAGTCGGGGCTCGCGGGTAAGAACGTCGCCCTCTCCGATGACGCGGTAACGGCGATCATCAGCAAGTACACGCGCGAAGCGGGCGTTCGCCAGCTCGAGCGTCAGGTCGGTGCGGTGACACGCAAGGTCGCGCGCAAGATCGCGGCGGGCGACACGAAGATGATCGAGGACGGAAAGATCGACGCCGAAGAGGTGCGCACGCTGCTCGGACGTCCGCGCGTGCATCCGGAGCGCGCCGCCGAGGAGAACGAGATCGGCGTCGCGACGGGGATGTACTACACGCCCGCCGGCGGCGACATCATGTTCGTCGAAGCGTCGATCCGGCGCATGTTCGGCGCGGGCCAACGTTCGACCGACGAGGAGCGCACGCAGGTGAGCGGCTGGGGCAACGTGTCGCTCATCCTCACCGGCCAGCTCGGCGACGTGATGAAAGAGTCGGCGCGCGCGGCGATGACGTATGCGGCGACGCACGCGTCGAAGCTCCAGATCCCCGAGGACCGACTCGGCTCGATCGAGGTGCACATCCACGTGCCCGCCGGCGCCATTCCGAAGGACGGTCCGTCCGCCGGCGTGACGATGGCGACGGCGTTGGTGAGCGCGATGTCGGGCCGCGCGGTTCGCAAAGACGTGGCGATGACGGGCGAGATCACGCTCCGCGGACGCGTGCTGCCGATCGGGGGCGTGAAGGAAAAAGTGCTCGGCGCCCATCGGGCGGGGATCAAGACGATCATCCTCCCGAAGGAGAACGAGGCCGACATGGAGGACATCCCGGAGGACGTTCGCAGCCAGCTCGAGTTCCATTGCGTTGCGACGCTCGAGGAGGTGTTTTCCATCGCGCTGGTGCCGGTGGCCGCGCAGTCGGGCGCGAACGCCCCGACGTTGATGGAGACCGACGCGGCGAAGGTGGCGTAG
- a CDS encoding NAD+ synthase has protein sequence MPPLVHLAVAQIKPRKGDYRGNLERLKAVFAQIDQLRPRPNVLCLAESALTGYFLEGGVRDSAVTAGTLAADLDAVYRSAVTSPAPIDVTLGFYEVWNNKLYNSAIYVTLGAGEPKIRHVHRKVFLPTYGLFDEERFVERGREVRAFDTPWGRAALLVCEDAWHSLTPTIAALDGAQIIFVCAAAPARGTQPKGDSVPGPVSVSRWDRLIRDVADEHGVFVTLSCLVGSEGGKVFPGGSMVTGPSGDVRARAPLWDESVLSVGVDLADCTRARTDMPLIADLETMVPHLKRNIDDILAGTPATLEYDPVAAHADDSARHEPGPTNPRATRGQDLPVIRVGATGHEAPGQLAIDAALTEQWLVHFIRDEMERRQFKRAVVGVSGGVDSAVTAYLAARALGPENVIGVRMPYRSSSRESLDHAQLVIDALGIESRTIDITAAVDGYLCHEPEADGGRRGNVMARMRMITLFDLAAKHHAIPLGTGNKTERLFGYFTWHADDSPPINPLGDLFKTQVWALARHLGVPGVIVDKPPTADLVVGQTDEGDFGISYKKADEILNWLVAGFQPDELVARGFDAKEVEIVRQRVASTHWKRRLPTVAMLSPTAIGESYLRPVDY, from the coding sequence ATGCCCCCGCTCGTCCACCTCGCCGTGGCGCAAATCAAGCCACGGAAGGGCGATTACCGCGGCAACCTCGAGCGGCTTAAAGCGGTCTTCGCCCAAATCGATCAACTGAGACCCCGGCCGAACGTGCTCTGTTTGGCCGAGAGCGCGCTGACCGGGTATTTCCTCGAGGGCGGCGTTCGTGACAGCGCGGTCACCGCGGGCACGCTCGCCGCGGATCTCGACGCCGTCTACCGAAGCGCCGTCACATCGCCCGCACCAATCGACGTAACGCTGGGCTTCTACGAAGTATGGAACAACAAGCTCTACAACAGTGCGATCTACGTCACACTGGGCGCGGGCGAGCCGAAGATCCGGCACGTTCATCGGAAGGTTTTTCTCCCCACCTACGGGCTTTTCGATGAAGAGCGGTTCGTCGAGCGTGGTCGGGAAGTCCGGGCGTTCGACACGCCATGGGGTCGCGCCGCGCTCCTCGTTTGCGAGGACGCGTGGCATAGCCTCACCCCGACGATCGCCGCGCTCGACGGCGCGCAGATCATCTTCGTTTGCGCCGCCGCGCCGGCTCGCGGCACTCAGCCCAAGGGAGACTCCGTCCCGGGTCCGGTGAGCGTCAGCCGCTGGGACCGATTGATTCGCGACGTCGCCGACGAGCACGGCGTCTTCGTGACGCTGTCGTGCCTGGTAGGCAGCGAGGGCGGAAAGGTTTTTCCAGGCGGCTCGATGGTAACGGGCCCGTCCGGCGATGTTCGCGCGCGAGCGCCGCTCTGGGACGAATCGGTGCTCTCGGTCGGCGTGGACCTCGCGGACTGCACGCGCGCGCGCACCGACATGCCGCTCATCGCGGACCTCGAAACGATGGTACCGCATCTCAAGCGGAACATCGACGACATTCTCGCCGGTACGCCGGCGACGCTCGAGTACGATCCGGTTGCCGCCCACGCCGACGATTCGGCGCGGCACGAGCCGGGGCCGACGAACCCACGCGCGACACGCGGGCAGGATCTGCCGGTGATTCGCGTGGGTGCAACCGGCCATGAAGCGCCGGGGCAGCTCGCGATCGACGCCGCGCTCACGGAGCAGTGGCTCGTTCATTTCATCCGCGACGAGATGGAACGCCGCCAGTTCAAGCGCGCCGTCGTCGGGGTGTCCGGCGGCGTCGACTCGGCGGTGACCGCGTATCTGGCGGCGCGCGCGCTCGGACCCGAGAACGTGATCGGCGTCCGCATGCCGTACCGCTCGTCGAGTCGCGAGAGCCTCGACCACGCGCAGCTGGTCATCGACGCGCTCGGGATCGAGTCGCGCACGATCGACATCACGGCGGCGGTCGACGGCTATCTCTGTCACGAGCCCGAGGCCGATGGTGGTCGTCGAGGGAACGTGATGGCGCGGATGCGCATGATCACGCTCTTCGACCTTGCCGCGAAGCACCACGCGATCCCGCTCGGCACGGGGAACAAGACCGAGCGTCTGTTCGGCTACTTCACGTGGCACGCCGACGACTCACCGCCGATCAATCCGCTGGGCGATCTGTTCAAAACGCAGGTGTGGGCGCTGGCGCGTCACTTGGGCGTGCCCGGGGTGATCGTGGACAAGCCACCGACCGCGGACCTCGTCGTCGGTCAGACGGACGAAGGGGACTTCGGAATCAGCTACAAGAAAGCCGACGAGATTCTGAATTGGCTCGTGGCCGGATTTCAGCCCGACGAGCTGGTCGCGCGCGGGTTCGACGCCAAGGAAGTGGAGATCGTCCGCCAGCGCGTGGCGAGCACCCACTGGAAACGACGACTGCCCACGGTGGCGATGCTCAGCCCAACGGCGATCGGCGAGTCGTACCTGCGGCCGGTCGACTACTAG
- a CDS encoding HNH endonuclease signature motif containing protein — MRDCDRRCVYCGSLLDFDDATLDHVHPLSHGGAHVAGNVVLACGRCNRLKGDLLPTEFFSRHPWAGLNFIAHARAVHRALKRCAKRAVSLAFARAAQQVA; from the coding sequence ATGCGCGACTGCGACCGCCGCTGCGTCTACTGCGGCTCACTCCTCGACTTCGACGACGCGACGCTCGACCACGTTCATCCGTTGTCGCACGGCGGCGCGCACGTCGCCGGCAACGTCGTTCTCGCCTGCGGCCGCTGCAATCGCCTCAAAGGCGATCTGCTCCCGACCGAATTCTTTTCGCGGCATCCGTGGGCGGGGCTCAATTTCATCGCGCACGCCCGCGCGGTGCACCGAGCGCTCAAGCGGTGCGCGAAACGCGCGGTGAGCCTGGCGTTCGCGCGGGCTGCCCAGCAGGTCGCCTAG
- a CDS encoding protein kinase yields the protein MSEPVSPQSDTELRSLVERALSVHYELDCEIGRGGMGVVYRAKDRRLKRTVAIKVLPPELAFRSEIKTRFLREAEMAAQLNHPNIVDIYAVDESGGIVFFVMAYVTGDNVAKLLHEHGALSIDQTRRILRDVADALAYAHERGVIHRDIKPDNILIDADSGRPMVTDFGIARAVTEGETRLTATGIAIGTPTYMSPEQAAGERAIDGRSDLYSLGILGYQMLSGEPPFVANSTPAILVKHVSERPVPIEQRRSDVPPDLARVIMQLLEKDPANRFPSASSVVVALDTGRMPAFPSSTSTAVANTAPIPSAPSTAPQPAYPVGGGSQQPSYGERLPTPDEYRRWEAPEVVRFRKKVAPYLFINGVLVVLDVTAGVDVLWIPVIWTIFMAFRYSRLWSDGYDWRDVFRQPRERDLIDVAEDAITYARSMFDRDKRRAMREQRRNRISRPVNAVSYAPGGAGAPPLPPLAMDDVARAAGAFGDRIHRAERDRNEILALLERMPASERQRIPDVGRSASALADRVRNLALALGDIDRSAAAGGSEALEAEISRLENAANPLDQTGSDERVRRLAFLKRQRRAIAEVSAKRGSIAAKLETCLVALQNIKLDLIRLNAGSQTPQHITSLAMDALNLADSVDTALYVADEMRTTGSKQARPSAAR from the coding sequence TTGTCCGAGCCCGTTTCACCGCAATCGGATACAGAGCTGCGCTCGCTCGTCGAGCGCGCGCTCAGTGTCCATTACGAGCTGGATTGCGAGATCGGGCGCGGCGGCATGGGAGTCGTCTACCGCGCCAAAGATCGCCGTTTGAAGCGCACGGTCGCCATCAAAGTATTGCCTCCCGAACTTGCGTTCCGCAGCGAAATCAAGACCAGGTTCCTGCGAGAGGCCGAGATGGCCGCGCAGCTCAACCATCCGAACATCGTGGACATCTACGCCGTCGACGAGTCCGGCGGCATCGTGTTCTTCGTGATGGCGTACGTGACGGGCGACAATGTCGCGAAGCTGCTCCATGAGCACGGCGCGCTGTCGATCGATCAGACGAGACGCATCCTACGCGACGTAGCGGACGCGCTCGCTTACGCCCACGAACGCGGGGTGATCCATCGCGACATCAAGCCTGACAACATCCTGATCGACGCCGACAGCGGCCGCCCGATGGTCACGGACTTCGGCATCGCCCGCGCTGTCACTGAGGGGGAGACGCGACTCACGGCGACCGGGATCGCCATCGGCACGCCCACGTACATGAGCCCCGAGCAGGCCGCCGGCGAGCGCGCCATCGATGGTCGCAGCGACCTGTACTCGCTGGGGATCCTCGGATATCAGATGCTGAGCGGCGAGCCGCCGTTCGTCGCGAACAGCACGCCGGCGATCCTCGTCAAGCACGTGTCGGAACGACCCGTCCCGATCGAACAACGACGGTCCGACGTGCCGCCCGATCTCGCGCGCGTCATCATGCAGTTGCTCGAGAAGGACCCGGCCAACCGCTTCCCGTCGGCGAGCTCGGTGGTCGTGGCGCTCGACACGGGCCGCATGCCGGCGTTCCCGAGCAGTACCTCGACGGCGGTCGCCAACACCGCGCCGATCCCGAGCGCGCCGAGCACGGCGCCGCAGCCGGCATATCCGGTCGGCGGGGGGTCGCAGCAGCCGTCGTACGGCGAGCGGTTGCCCACACCAGACGAGTACCGTCGCTGGGAAGCGCCGGAAGTCGTCAGGTTCCGCAAGAAAGTCGCGCCGTATCTCTTCATCAACGGCGTGCTCGTCGTGCTGGACGTAACCGCCGGCGTGGATGTGCTCTGGATCCCGGTGATCTGGACCATCTTCATGGCGTTTCGCTATTCGCGATTGTGGTCCGACGGCTATGACTGGCGCGACGTGTTTCGCCAGCCGCGCGAGCGCGACTTGATCGACGTCGCCGAGGACGCGATCACCTATGCACGATCGATGTTCGATCGCGACAAGCGACGCGCGATGCGCGAGCAGCGCCGCAATCGAATCTCGCGTCCGGTGAACGCGGTGAGCTACGCGCCGGGCGGTGCCGGAGCGCCGCCGCTTCCGCCGCTCGCGATGGACGACGTCGCCCGCGCCGCAGGCGCGTTCGGCGACCGGATTCATCGCGCGGAGCGCGACCGCAACGAGATTCTCGCGCTGCTCGAGCGGATGCCGGCCTCCGAGCGGCAACGGATTCCCGACGTGGGCCGCTCGGCCAGCGCGCTCGCGGATCGCGTGCGAAATCTTGCCCTCGCGCTCGGCGACATCGACCGAAGCGCCGCGGCCGGCGGATCCGAAGCGCTCGAGGCCGAGATCTCGCGCCTCGAGAACGCCGCGAACCCGCTCGACCAGACCGGGAGCGACGAGCGCGTGCGCCGGCTCGCCTTCCTGAAGCGGCAGCGTCGCGCGATCGCCGAAGTGTCGGCGAAACGCGGATCGATCGCCGCCAAGCTCGAGACCTGTCTCGTCGCGCTCCAGAACATCAAGCTCGACCTGATCCGACTCAACGCGGGCTCGCAAACGCCGCAGCACATCACGTCGCTAGCGATGGACGCGCTGAACCTGGCTGACAGCGTCGACACGGCTCTCTACGTGGCCGACGAAATGCGCACGACGGGGTCGAAACAGGCGCGCCCGTCGGCGGCGCGCTAA
- a CDS encoding serine/threonine-protein kinase, with protein sequence MNDYLRDRLTVAVGTQYQVEREIGRGGMSVVYRAIDSRLHRTVAIKVLPPDIAFNDSVRTRFIREAQTAAQLSHPNIVPIYSVDEVGGEVSGSGSLAFIVMAYIEGESLGQHLAREGCWPVDQTVRVLREVADALAYAHARGVVHRDIKPDNILIDRASGRPMVTDFGIARAKVGETRITATGVAVGTPAYMSPEQALGERDVDGRSDLYSLAVVGYHMLTGDTPFQAVNTPAMLVKHVSERPRPIRERRSDVPAYLAVAIDRALAKKPEDRWSDAAEFRDALAGAQASHRRRQAWTPPSSQIPPYPGGAERSASSAAVPAPSTAPMPPQAQSPARHFPLPPPGMSRKEVRRWYKDQRRLLRSEERAAFDREVRVIGLQLQAHQRFEERPLDERVDAFRHSVMNWAGVSGVLMVVNGAMTGGPPWFLIPSGLMFLNVLRRGVSIWTDGVGPIDAFKKGIRARLRAERGAVEVQKGIAAPLPPPPPPPTPEQLAAQLAPPDVLAGPYGDTIKRAAADRALMRDITSSFGAIERDLIPDVGPTVDALAQRVGVVATTLHRLDADVSGASLGALDQRLASLPSEPDTPERERRQSLLQRQRNSLADLLERRRSLASQLESASLMLQNLKFDLLKFRSSGLGSQIEDNTHATQEARALSRDIGHAVEAAEELRKL encoded by the coding sequence GTGAACGACTATCTGCGCGACAGACTCACAGTCGCGGTCGGCACCCAATACCAAGTCGAGCGCGAGATCGGACGCGGCGGCATGTCCGTCGTGTACCGCGCGATCGACTCGCGTCTGCACCGCACGGTAGCGATCAAGGTTCTGCCGCCGGACATCGCGTTCAACGATTCGGTCCGCACGCGATTCATTCGCGAGGCGCAGACGGCCGCGCAGCTCAGCCATCCGAACATCGTTCCGATCTACAGCGTGGACGAGGTCGGAGGCGAAGTCTCGGGGTCCGGGAGCCTGGCCTTTATCGTGATGGCCTACATCGAGGGCGAAAGCCTCGGACAGCATCTCGCGCGCGAAGGCTGCTGGCCCGTGGATCAAACGGTCCGCGTGCTGCGGGAGGTGGCGGACGCCCTCGCGTACGCGCACGCGCGCGGCGTCGTGCATCGCGACATCAAGCCCGACAACATCCTCATCGACCGCGCGAGCGGCCGGCCGATGGTCACGGACTTCGGGATCGCGCGCGCCAAAGTGGGCGAGACGCGAATCACCGCGACCGGCGTCGCAGTGGGCACGCCGGCGTACATGTCGCCGGAACAGGCGCTCGGCGAGCGCGACGTCGATGGGCGCAGCGATCTCTATTCGCTCGCGGTCGTCGGCTACCACATGCTCACCGGCGACACACCGTTCCAGGCGGTGAACACGCCGGCGATGCTCGTGAAGCACGTGTCGGAGCGTCCGCGCCCGATCCGCGAGCGGCGTTCCGACGTGCCCGCGTACCTCGCCGTGGCGATCGACCGTGCGCTGGCGAAAAAGCCGGAGGACCGGTGGTCCGACGCCGCCGAGTTCCGCGACGCGTTGGCGGGAGCGCAGGCATCTCACCGGCGCCGGCAAGCCTGGACGCCGCCGTCGTCACAAATCCCACCGTACCCTGGCGGCGCAGAGCGAAGCGCTTCGTCAGCAGCGGTTCCCGCGCCATCTACCGCACCGATGCCGCCGCAGGCGCAGTCGCCGGCGCGCCATTTTCCACTGCCGCCTCCGGGCATGAGCCGGAAGGAAGTGCGCCGCTGGTACAAGGATCAGCGAAGACTTTTGCGTTCGGAGGAGCGGGCCGCGTTCGACCGCGAGGTCCGGGTCATCGGCCTTCAGCTCCAGGCCCACCAACGATTCGAAGAGCGGCCGCTCGACGAGCGCGTGGACGCATTCCGCCACAGCGTCATGAACTGGGCGGGTGTGAGCGGCGTGTTGATGGTCGTCAACGGGGCGATGACCGGCGGTCCGCCCTGGTTCTTGATTCCGAGCGGCCTGATGTTCCTGAACGTGCTGCGGCGCGGCGTGTCGATCTGGACGGACGGCGTGGGCCCGATCGACGCCTTCAAGAAGGGAATCCGCGCAAGGCTGCGCGCCGAGCGTGGCGCCGTGGAGGTGCAGAAGGGAATCGCGGCGCCACTGCCGCCGCCGCCTCCGCCGCCGACGCCGGAGCAGCTCGCGGCGCAGCTCGCGCCACCCGACGTATTGGCCGGTCCGTACGGCGACACGATCAAGCGCGCCGCCGCGGACCGCGCCCTCATGCGCGACATCACGAGCTCGTTCGGGGCGATCGAGAGGGACCTCATTCCGGATGTCGGACCGACGGTCGACGCGCTCGCGCAGCGCGTCGGCGTCGTCGCGACGACGCTCCACCGCCTCGACGCCGACGTCTCGGGCGCGTCGCTCGGCGCGCTGGATCAGCGTCTCGCGTCGCTCCCGTCCGAGCCGGACACGCCCGAGCGCGAGCGGCGCCAATCGCTTCTCCAGCGCCAACGCAATTCGCTGGCAGACCTGCTCGAGCGTCGGCGATCGCTCGCCAGCCAACTGGAGAGCGCCAGCCTCATGTTACAGAACTTGAAGTTCGATCTGCTCAAGTTTCGTTCGTCGGGGCTCGGCTCGCAGATCGAAGACAACACGCACGCGACCCAGGAAGCGCGCGCCTTGTCGCGCGACATCGGGCACGCGGTCGAAGCGGCCGAAGAGCTGCGCAAGCTCTAG
- a CDS encoding transglycosylase domain-containing protein, translating to MTLTRFSPAAASRVRRTTYALIALALTAPIGAQDTTPKTGEAWQIIPLPQSSLVYARDSSLIGEIGREMRTSVPLKTLPWYVPKAFIAVEDQRFYEHDGVDLRSVVAAVKGKILNENRGGGSTITQQLVGYMHPDIIDRREVSGTAGISRKLREQSAAREMERHYPKDTILQGYLNQINLGRGWFGIEAGSRHYFGHPASRLTLAEAATLAALPRSQPYYDPIAHPQRSKERRNLILQLMADQQYITQALADKTKLEPLVTASNGGMSAAAGYFVDEVKHQAERAGIPVGNGGYKIYTTLDPTLQRAAVDAVVDGTNKIEAQKGYKHLTQALAKGNQTDYLQAMAVAMDPRSGDVRALVGGRNYQRAPFDRAITALRQPGSTMKPIVYSKAIEDSVSVNTIVPDTALDIPLPTGEEYKPGENDGKFWGMTTWKEGVPTAIAMTMREGLVHSRNMVAIQLGMRVGMDSVSALAQRLGITTKIDPVPASAIGASSVHPIDMITAYTAFADNGAVVQPRFITRINDVANRAVYARPASTPQQVLDPRVAFIVRDMMRDAAERGSGTAARKAVPDNVPVAGKTGTTNDNRDVWFVGMTPDVVAGVWLGFDQPKTIAKGAVGGLLAAPIWGDMIGKYYTGRSTSGWGAPPDGLVYAEIDRTTGKLATAATPYDMRYTEYFLPGTEPEELRNNPWKVPQWGPLFTPPARVIAPVLTGRPAP from the coding sequence ATGACGTTGACTCGTTTTTCCCCGGCGGCCGCGTCGCGCGTGCGCCGGACGACATACGCATTGATCGCCCTGGCGCTGACTGCTCCGATCGGCGCGCAGGACACGACGCCCAAGACGGGCGAAGCGTGGCAGATCATTCCGCTTCCCCAGTCGTCGCTCGTTTACGCGCGCGATTCGTCGCTCATCGGCGAGATCGGCCGCGAGATGCGCACCAGCGTGCCGCTCAAGACGCTGCCGTGGTACGTGCCCAAGGCCTTCATCGCGGTCGAGGATCAGCGCTTCTACGAGCACGACGGGGTCGACCTTCGCTCGGTGGTGGCCGCGGTCAAAGGCAAGATTCTCAACGAGAATCGCGGCGGCGGCAGCACGATCACGCAGCAGCTGGTCGGGTACATGCACCCGGACATCATCGACCGGCGCGAGGTGAGCGGCACCGCGGGCATCTCGCGCAAGCTGCGTGAGCAGTCGGCCGCGCGCGAAATGGAGCGCCACTACCCGAAGGACACGATCCTCCAGGGATATCTCAATCAGATCAACCTGGGCCGCGGCTGGTTCGGTATCGAGGCGGGATCGCGTCACTACTTCGGCCATCCCGCGTCGCGGCTCACGCTCGCCGAGGCGGCGACGCTCGCCGCTCTCCCCAGGTCGCAGCCGTACTACGATCCGATCGCCCACCCGCAGCGCTCGAAAGAGCGCCGCAATCTGATCCTGCAGCTGATGGCGGACCAGCAGTACATCACGCAGGCGCTGGCCGACAAGACGAAGCTCGAGCCGTTGGTCACCGCGTCGAACGGCGGCATGTCCGCCGCGGCGGGCTATTTCGTCGACGAAGTGAAGCACCAGGCCGAGCGCGCCGGGATTCCCGTGGGGAACGGCGGTTACAAGATCTACACCACGCTCGATCCCACACTTCAGCGCGCGGCGGTCGACGCCGTCGTCGACGGCACGAACAAGATCGAGGCGCAAAAGGGGTACAAGCACCTCACACAGGCGCTCGCGAAGGGCAATCAGACCGACTACTTGCAGGCGATGGCGGTCGCGATGGATCCCCGCAGCGGCGACGTGCGCGCGCTCGTGGGCGGGCGCAACTACCAGCGCGCGCCCTTCGACCGCGCGATCACCGCGCTGCGTCAACCCGGTTCGACGATGAAGCCGATCGTCTACTCGAAAGCGATCGAGGACAGCGTCTCCGTCAACACGATCGTTCCGGACACGGCGCTGGACATTCCGCTTCCCACGGGTGAGGAGTACAAACCGGGCGAGAACGACGGAAAATTCTGGGGAATGACGACGTGGAAGGAAGGCGTGCCGACCGCGATCGCGATGACGATGCGCGAGGGGCTCGTCCACTCGCGCAACATGGTCGCGATCCAACTCGGCATGCGCGTCGGGATGGACTCCGTGTCGGCGCTCGCGCAGCGACTGGGCATCACGACGAAAATCGACCCGGTGCCGGCGAGCGCGATCGGCGCGTCGTCGGTGCACCCGATCGACATGATCACGGCGTACACGGCGTTCGCCGACAACGGCGCTGTCGTGCAGCCGCGTTTCATCACGCGCATCAACGACGTGGCGAACCGGGCGGTTTACGCGCGTCCCGCATCGACCCCGCAGCAGGTGCTCGATCCACGCGTGGCGTTCATCGTGCGTGACATGATGCGCGACGCCGCGGAGCGGGGGAGCGGGACCGCCGCCCGCAAAGCCGTGCCGGACAACGTGCCGGTCGCCGGTAAGACGGGCACGACGAACGACAACCGCGACGTGTGGTTCGTCGGGATGACGCCGGACGTCGTCGCCGGCGTGTGGCTCGGCTTCGACCAGCCGAAGACGATCGCCAAGGGCGCGGTCGGCGGTCTGCTCGCGGCGCCGATCTGGGGCGACATGATCGGCAAGTACTACACGGGCCGGTCGACGAGCGGTTGGGGCGCGCCGCCGGACGGTCTCGTCTACGCCGAGATCGATCGCACGACGGGCAAGCTCGCGACGGCCGCGACGCCGTACGACATGCGCTACACCGAGTACTTCTTGCCGGGCACCGAGCCCGAGGAACTGCGGAACAATCCGTGGAAAGTTCCGCAGTGGGGCCCGCTCTTCACGCCGCCGGCACGAGTGATCGCGCCGGTCCTTACGGGACGACCTGCTCCTTGA